In the Theobroma cacao cultivar B97-61/B2 chromosome 1, Criollo_cocoa_genome_V2, whole genome shotgun sequence genome, one interval contains:
- the LOC18611859 gene encoding uncharacterized protein LOC18611859 isoform X3 — translation MFLFEGNFGNILHTGDCRLTPECLQNLPEKYISRKGKEPLCRLDYVFLDCIFGRFSQSLPSKQSAIRQVINCIWKHPNAPMVYLTCDLLGQEEILTSIYRTFGSKIHVDKATNPDCFQSLRIIVPEILSEDPSSRFQVFGGFPKLSERATAKIAEAQANFQPEPLIIRPSAMWYACEEERSEIDSRWKIRFNEAIKDQFGVWHVCYSTHSSREELEWALILLAPKRVVSTTPSCWAMELDYVRKHCRDTKISSDDPLWKLLDIDVDACPQVNSPIKIVACSPMVEGPTQSYAELELRPINVSSCKKMLLTLSPPSKRPPVTLFGQARVGLRDSSIAHEAKIIYKRDNPPCVVSKMEQVSVIQEDTNDDSGNRLQNKLVAEDAALQCKKLVRSEPCEKRSENKLDTNDTVMLSEEMRRETYYEYIFENEQVDETAMLCEKLTRKEIHNKCSYSIGSSKSYSDSFRKLYRSMNVPVPKPLPSLVELMNSSKRSRRV, via the exons ATGTTCTTGTTTGAAGGCAATTTTGGTAACATCTTGCATACTGGAGACTGTAGACTCACCCCTGAGTGCCTACAAAATTTACCTGAGAAGTATATCAGCAGGAAGGGAAAAGAGCCACTATGTCGTCTTGATTATGTTTTTCTAGACTGTATTTTTGGTAGATTCTCTCAAAGTCTACCCAGCAAGCAGTCAGCAATCCGTCAG GTTATCAATTGTATATGGAAGCACCCAAATGCACCCATGGTGTATCTGACCTGTGATCTTCTGGGGCAGGAAGAGATTCTGACCAGCATTTACAGAACCTTTGGGTCCAAGATACATGTTGATAAGGCAACTAATCCAGATTGTTTTCAATCTCTGAGAATCATAGTTCCTGAAATCCTTTCAGAAGATCCATCTTCCCGTTTCCAGGTGTTTGGTGGTTTCCCTAAATTATCTGAAAGAGCAACAGCCAAGATTGCAGAGGCCCAAGCTAATTTTCAGCCTGAACCCCTCATTATACGACCTTCAGCAATGTGGTACGCATGTGAGGAAGAGCGTTCAGAAATTGATAGTAGATGGAAGATAAGATTTAATGAAGCAATAAAGGATCAGTTTGGTGTTTGGCATGTCTGTTACTCAACGCACTCATCTAGGGAAGAACTAGAGTGGGCTCTGATTCTTCTTGCTCCTAAAAGAGTTGTATCAACAACCCCCAGCTGCTGGGCTATGGAGTTGGATTATGTTAGGAAGCATTGCCGTGATACCAAAATAAGTTCTGATGATCCTCTTTGGAAGCTTCTGGACATTGATGTGGACGCTTGTCCACAAGTAAATTCACCCATTAAAATTGTAGCTTGTTCTCCCATGGTTGAAGGGCCCACCCAATCTTATGCAGAACTGGAATTGCGGCCTATTAATGTATCTTCTTGCAAGAAAATGCTCTTGACTTTGTCTCCTCCAAGCAAAAGGCCACCTGTGACACTGTTTGGTCAAGCAAGAGTTGGTCTCCGTGATTCTAGTATTGCACATGAGgcaaaaatcatatataaaagAGACAACCCTCCATGTGTTGTCAGTAAAATGGAGCAGGTATCTGTGATCCAGGAGGACACCAATGATGATTCTGGGAATAGATTACAAAACAAACTGGTGGCTGAAGATGCTGCATTGCAATGTAAGAAGTTGGTGAGAAGTGAACCTTGTGAGAAAAGATCAGAGAACAAGCTAGACACCAATGATACTGTTATGCTGAGTGAGGAGATGAGAAGGGAAACTTATTATGAGTATATATTTGAAAACGAGCAGGTGGATGAAACTGCAATGCTATGCGAGAAGTTAACGAGAAAGGAAATTCATAACAAGTGTTCTTACTCCATTGGATCTTCAAAGAGCTATAGTGACAGCTTTCGAAAGTTGTACAGGTCAATGAATGTGCCTGTGCCTAAGCCTCTTCCCTCTTTGGTGGAGCTTATGAATTCCAGCAAACGGTCCAGGAGAGTTTAA
- the LOC18611860 gene encoding NAD(P)H-quinone oxidoreductase subunit O, chloroplastic encodes MAFSAAALSHASFSCLSSFPQTLRRRNHLRFSSIRLIKAAAAAAAEPEKEKATTTTQTKNAEGSSNAQPQTPAAQPRPKKPVYSMKKGQIVRVDKEKYLNSVNYLSVGHPPYYKGLDYIYEDRGEVLDLRNFETGEYALVAWVGIPTAPAWLPTDMLIKSEKLDYERL; translated from the exons ATGGCATTCTCTGCTGCTGCTCTCTCGCACGCCTCTTTCTCATGCCTCTCTTCATTTCCACAAACCTTAAGAAGAAGAAACCATCTTCGGTTTTCATCAATTAGACTCATAAaagctgctgctgctgctgctgctgaaCCTGAAAAGGAAAAGGCTACTACTACTACACAGACCAAAAACGCTGAAGGGTCTAGCAATGCTCAACCTCAAACCCCCGCAGCTCAGCCACGTCCCAAAAAGCCTGTCTATTCCA TGAAGAAAGGTCAGATTGTGAGGGTGGACAAAGAGAAGTATCTCAACAGTGTTAAT TATCTGTCCGTAGGGCATCCCCCTTACTACAAAGGCCTGGACTACATATATGAAGACCGCGGTGAG GTCCTGGATCTACGTAATTTTGAGACTGGAGAATATGCACTT GTTGCATGGGTTGGCATCCCAACAGCACCTGCTTGGCTTCCTACAGACATGCTTATCAAG TCTGAGAAGCTCGACTACGAGAGACTGTGA
- the LOC18611861 gene encoding ABC transporter I family member 10, chloroplastic yields the protein MNLSTLLRTSLPHPHLPPLHSTSSTRDNATENVAIEGRKINFSVNTRQGKMVPILKDCSIRIPSGQLWMLLGPNGCGKSTLLKILAGLLTPSNGTLFVRRPKSYVFQNPDHQVVMPTVEADVAFGLGRLNLTNAEVRMRVSKALDAVGMSEYVQRPVQTLSGGQKQRVAIAGALAEACKVLLLDELTTFLDESDQIGVIKAVQNLLHISGEVTALWVTHRLEELEYADGAVYMEDGRVVMHGDAASISKFIKAKQSSYINHINS from the exons ATGAATTTGTCTACTCTTCTTCGTACCTCTCTCCCTCATCCTCATCTACCCCCTCTTCACTCAACTTCTTCCACCAG GGATAATGCTACTGAAAATGTTGCTATCGAGGGTCGTAAGATTAACTTCTCGGTTAATACGAGGCAGGGCAAAATGGTGCCAATTCTCAAGGATTGTTCGATTCGGATTCCTTCTGGACAGTTGTGGATGCTTCTTGGTCCCAATGGTTGTGGTAAATCTACCCTTTTAAAG ATCTTGGCAGGTCTTTTGACCCCCTCAAATGGAACTTTGTTTGTTAGGAGGCCAAAGAGTTATGTATTCCAAAATCCAGATCATCAG GTCGTGATGCCTACAGTTGAAGCTGATGTGGCATTTGGCCTTGGTAGGTTAAACTTAACAAATGCTGAAGTCAGAATGAGGGTGTCAAAAGCTTTGGATGCTGTTGGCATGTCTGAATACGTACAG AGGCCAGTTCAAACTCTTAGTGGTGGTCAGAAACAAAGGGTCGCTATTGCTGGTGCTTTAGCTGAAGCATGTAAAGTTTTGCTGCTGGATGAGCTTACAACTTTTTTGGACGAAAGTGATCAG ATTGGGGTGATAAAAGCCGTCCAGAATCTTTTGCATATATCTGGAGAAGTCACAGCACTGTGGGTCACCCATCGTTTGGAAGAGCTTGAGTATGCAGATGGTGCCGTATACATGGAAGATGGGAGAGTGGTTATGCATGGTGATGCAGCAAGCATAAGTAAATTCATCAAAGCCAAGCAATCTTCTTATATTAACCATATAAATTCTTGA